The Nycticebus coucang isolate mNycCou1 chromosome 5, mNycCou1.pri, whole genome shotgun sequence genome window below encodes:
- the JTB gene encoding protein JTB translates to MPAGAGRRGLPLGRHLCWLLCAFSFKLGQVEASEPEEKLSVSTSNLPCWLVEEFVVAEECAPCSNFRTKTTPECGSTGYVEKITCSSSKRNEFKSCRSALMEQHLFWKFEGAIVGVALVFACLVIIRQRQLDRKALEKVRKQIESI, encoded by the exons ATGCCTGCGGGCGCGGGGAGGCGTGGCCTCCCTCTAGGCCGCCACCTCTGTTGGCTGCTCTGCGCTTTCTCCTTCAAACTCGG CCAAGTAGAGGCTTCAGAGCCAGAGGAGAAACTGTCAG TAAGCACTTCGAATTTGCCGTGCTGGCTGGTGGAAGAGTTTGTGGTGGCAGAAGAGTGTGCTCCATGTTCTAATTTCCGGACT AAAACCACCCCTGAGTGTGGTTCCACAGGGTATGTAGAGAAAATCACATGCAGCTCATCTAAGAGGAATGAGTTCAAAAG CTGCCGTTCAGCTCTGATGGAACAACACTTATTCTGGAAGTTTGAAGGGGCTATCGTGGGTGTGGCCTTGGTCTTTGCTTGTCTTGTCATCATTCGTCAGCGACAGTTGGACAGGAAGGCCCTCGAAAAGGTCCGGAAGCAAATCGAATCCATATAG
- the CREB3L4 gene encoding cyclic AMP-responsive element-binding protein 3-like protein 4: protein MDLQTPNLLDSWLELPEDIFSTGSFLELGLHCPALETPGTRLQEPGLEGLESSGGCGYGLQESEPEDFLKFFIDPNEVYCSEASPGSDSAISEDPGHPDSSSALYEVVYEAGALKRMQGEGGLNVGLISIQLDQWSPSFVVPDVCMVNELPFDAHTHILTRTIAPVPPAPLLPCQTLFLTDEEKRLLGQEGVSLPSHLPLTKAEETVLKKVRRKIRNKQSAQDSRWRKKKYINGLEVRVAACSAQNQELQKKIQELERHNISLLAQLHQLQTLVAQTSNKAAQTSTCVLILLFSLALIILPSFSPFQGLPEVGPEDYQPHRVISRNILTHQDITENLETQMVGEPPGAKNTNGSTKTLLEKLRGKTGPRGHIRTVLHADEM from the exons ATGGACCTCCAAACCCCTAACCTGCTGGACTCATGGCTGGAGCTCCCAGAAGATATCTTCTCAACAGGATCCTTTCTGGAGCTGGGACTCCACTGTCCCGCTCTAGAGACCCCAGGGACTAGGCTACAAGAACCAGGGCTGGAAGGCTTGGAGTCCAGTGGGGGCTGTGGTTAT GGCCTTCAAGAAAGTGAACCGGAAGATTTCCTGAAGTTTTTCATTGATCCCAATGAGGTGTACTGCTCAGAAGCATCTCCTGGCAGTGACAGTGCCATCTCTGAGGACCCTGGCCATCCAGACAGTTCCTCTGCCCTCTATGAGGTTGTCTATGAGGCAGGGGCCCTGAAGAGGATGCAAGGGGAAGGTGGGCTGAATGTAGGGCTCATCTCCATCCAGCTAG ATCAGTGGAGCCCCTCATTTGTGGTGCCTGATGTCTGCATGGTCAATGAGCTGCCCTTTGATGCTCACACGCACATCCTCACACGCACTATAGCCCCAGTGCCTCCTGCACCCCTG CTGCCCTGTCAAACCCTGTTCCTGACAGATGAGGAGAAGCGTCTACTGGGGCAGGAGGGGGTTTCTCTGCCCTCTCACTTGCCTCTCACCAAG GCAGAGGAGACGGTCCTCAAGAAGGTCAGGAGGAAAATTCGTAACAAGCAGTCAGCTCAGGACAGTCGGTGGCGGAAGAAAAAGTACATCAATGGGCTAGAGGTCAG GGTGGCAGCCTGTTCTGCACAGAACCAGGaactacagaaaaaaatccaagagcTGGAGAGGCACAACAT ctCCTTGCTGGCTCAACTCCACCAGCTGCAGACACTTGTTGCTCAAACCTCCAACAAAGCTGCCCAGACCAGTACTTGTGTTTTG ATCCTTCTTTTTTCCCTGGCTCTCATCATCCTGCCCAGCTTCAGCCCTTTTCAGGGTCTACCAGAAGTTGGGCCTGAAGATTACCAGCCTCACAGAG TGATTTCCAGAAATATCCTGACCCACCAGGACATAACAGAAAATCTAGAGACTCAAATGGTAGGGGAGCCACCTGGAGCCAAGAATACAAATGGCTCAACAAAGACACTGCTTGAGAAGCTCAGAGGAAAGACAGGACCTAGAGGGCATATCAGAACGGTGCTGCATGCAGATGAGATGTAA